In the Bicyclus anynana chromosome 6, ilBicAnyn1.1, whole genome shotgun sequence genome, one interval contains:
- the LOC112048695 gene encoding rab GDP dissociation inhibitor alpha codes for MDEEYDAIVLGTGLKECILSGMLSVSGKKVLHIDRNKYYGGESASITPLEELFAKFNAPAPDETYGRGRDWNVDLIPKFLMANGLLVKLLIHTGVTRYLEFKSVEGSYVYKGGKISKVPVDQKEALASDLMGMFEKRRFRNFLIYVQDFQEEDTKTWKDFDPSTANMQSLYDKFGLDKNTQDFTGHALALYLDDSYLQQPAIQTITRIKLYSDSLARYGKSPYLYPMYGLGELPQGFARLSAIYGGTYMLDKPIDEIVLGEGGRVVGVRSGNEVAKCKQVYCDPSYVPERVVKRRQVIRCICLLDHPINNTKDALSTQIIIPQKQVGRNSDIYVSLVSYTHQVAAKGWFIAMVSTTVETNDPESEIKPGLDLLGSIRQKFVSVTDYYEPTDDGSQSQVFISESYDATSHFETTCLDVLKIYKRGTGEDFDFSKVKLELGEEEQ; via the coding sequence ATGGATGAAGAATACGATGCGATCGTTCTGGGCACCGGCTTAAAAGAGTGCATCCTTAGTGGTATGCTATCCGTGTCCGGCAAAAAAGTTCTACACATTGATCGGAATAAGTATTACGGCGGTGAATCTGCGTCAATTACCCCGTTAGAGGAGTTGTTCGCAAAGTTCAATGCACCAGCCCCGGATGAAACGTACGGCCGAGGTCGCGACTGGAACGTGGATTTGATACCAAAGTTTTTGATGGCGAACGGTCTTCTAGTCAAGCTGCTCATCCATACGGGCGTCACCCGGTATCTGGAGTTCAAGTCCGTCGAAGGCAGCTATGTGTACAAAGGCGGGAAGATCTCAAAAGTCCCGGTGGATCAAAAAGAGGCGCTGGCGTCCGATCTGATGGGTATGTTCGAAAAGAGGCGGTTCCGGAACTTCTTGATCTACGTACAAGACTTCCAGGAGGAAGATACGAAGACTTGGAAGGATTTCGACCCCAGCACTGCAAATATGCAGTCTTTGTATGACAAATTTGGACTGGATAAAAACACCCAGGACTTTACAGGGCACGCTCTGGCTCTGTACTTGGACGACAGCTACCTGCAGCAACCGGCCATCCAAACCATCACTCGTATCAAGCTGTACTCAGATTCCCTTGCTCGGTATGGCAAGTCACCATATTTATACCCTATGTATGGTTTGGGAGAGCTACCACAAGGTTTCGCAAGGCTTTCTGCTATCTATGGCGGCACTTACATGTTAGACAAGCCTATAGATGAAATCGTTCTCGGCGAGGGAGGCAGGGTCGTAGGAGTGCGCTCTGGAAATGAGGTGGCCAAGTGCAAACAGGTATACTGTGACCCCAGCTATGTCCCTGAGAGAGTTGTTAAGCGTCGCCAAGTCATCCGATGCATTTGTTTGTTAGACCACCCAATCAATAACACAAAAGATGCTCTGTCGACTCAGATTATCATACCTCAGAAGCAAGTCGGAAGGAACTCTGACATTTATGTATCGCTGGTGTCCTACACCCATCAGGTAGCTGCCAAGGGCTGGTTCATTGCTATGGTGTCCACTACTGTGGAAACTAATGATCCAGAGTCTGAAATTAAACCTGGCTTGGATCTCTTGGGGTCGATTCGGCAGAAGTTTGTATCTGTAACAGATTACTATGAGCCCACTGATGATGGCAGCCAAAGCCAAGTGTTCATCTCTGAGTCATACGATGCAACCTCACACTTTGAGACAACTTGCCTGGATGTCCTCAAGATCTACAAGAGAGGCACAGGTGAAGATTTTGACTTCTCTAAAGTGAAATTGGAATTGGGCGAGGAAGAGCAGTAA